A window from Vigna angularis cultivar LongXiaoDou No.4 chromosome 7, ASM1680809v1, whole genome shotgun sequence encodes these proteins:
- the LOC108336630 gene encoding uncharacterized protein LOC108336630 translates to MNKILRKVKTNNLFVLFFLIFLLYLSLSSAQLSPRLLDVHLQDLAFKNLFNPRTGVSYDARVPTNLTGIKVSAMRLRSDSLRTRGVLNYKEFKIPIGVIEKPYVERLVLVYQNLGNWSHTFYPLPGYSYLTPVLGLLAYSGDNLSASTLPELNIKIVDRSVLVHFLDMKPVPIGALARCVRFGLQGSVHFDILLPGNVCSTMQQGHFSIVVETNAPSPGPFGCRKVQFGEKNNKNMKIVLLISGILLVVIILGLLVVGVIIHKKGSSRVQELDREVENNEILDMTFIGDIKVPFAFGTRTQPVIEHEYFA, encoded by the coding sequence ATGAATAAGATCTTGAGGAAAGTCAAAACTAATAATTTGTTTGTGTTATTCTTCTTGATATTTCTCCTTTATTTATCACTTTCAAGTGCTCAACTCTCACCTCGTTTATTAGATGTTCATCTTCAAGATTTGGCCTTTAAGAATCTTTTCAATCCAAGAACTGGGGTGTCTTATGATGCTCGTGTCCCCACCAACCTAACAGGGATAAAAGTTTCAGCAATGAGGCTTAGGAGTGATAGTTTGAGGACTAGGGGTGTGCTCAACTACAAAGAGTTTAAGATCCCAATTGGGGTTATTGAGAAACCTTATGTGGAAAGGCTTGTGTTGGTGTACCAGAACTTGGGAAACTGGTCTCATACATTTTACCCTTTACCTGGTTATTCATATTTGACTCCTGTTTTGGGTCTCTTAGCCTACAGTGGTGATAATTTGTCTGCTTCAACTTTACCTGAATTGAATATAAAGATTGTTGATAGGTCAGTTTTAGTTCATTTCCTTGATATGAAACCAGTACCAATTGGAGCATTGGCCAGGTGTGTGCGTTTTGGTTTGCAAGGTTCTGTTCACTTTGACATCCTATTACCTGGGAATGTGTGTTCAACAATGCAGCAAGGACATTTCTCCATAGTTGTGGAGACAAATGCCCCATCACCAGGACCTTTTGGTTGTAGGAAAGTTCAATTTGGTGagaagaataataaaaatatgaagattGTGTTGTTGATTAGTGGGATTTTGTTGGTGGTGATTATTTTGGGACTATTGGTTGTTGGAGTGATAATACACAAAAAGGGATCATCAAGGGTACAAGAATTGGATCGTGAAGTTGAAAACAATGAAATTTTGGATATGACTTTTATTGGTGACATCAAAGTACCATTTGCATTTGGGACTCGAACACAACCAGTGATAGAACATGAATATTTTGCTTAA